In Dromiciops gliroides isolate mDroGli1 chromosome 5, mDroGli1.pri, whole genome shotgun sequence, the following are encoded in one genomic region:
- the NCKAP5L gene encoding nck-associated protein 5-like isoform X2, whose product MSQAVEEPAGDPGTPKPGGSSNMELGTCQELLHRLRELEAENSALAQANENQRETYERCLDEVANHVVQALLNQKDLREECIKLKRRVFDLERQNQTLSTLFQQKLQLSAGSLPQLPLHPLQSMSEPLATTLLHAEEGPAALLPMGACTGQKEVGCEQQQQQQQQALAGLGPPLDALSPFLKKKAQILEVLRSLEETDPLLLHPTTASWRATGQCPQGEPSIHSDCSLKGKAGEKWSPGERLGSPEPVNGEVCTPPLSEPAPWASCLLLGPSGLGGLLRWEPVLGSPRGEEEKLGRLWGVGRESQRSPAPQPGLHSGPGSSSSSSSDEAGEPGEALTPAALLNALARKQLNLGQLLEDTESYLQAFLSGAGGPNSGETPPAYGSGSGQPPLPNEGLPQSLRPKGLPKTAWGGGGSEPLKPGLSTTSEGSGALPFLSVFVDGGDTSPGPWPSYPHSSSQVKSELQISPSSPIETQELTFSPPKSLNFLKLSLTPEKAPSPGTPHLSPQLPRSSRIPCWNGGPDGSPSPMLTHRGLGGELSPDIVAQRQSTSSPPTIIVDSIQLRPTHPAPSSVLSPEPPACPTPSRYEDVLDLSTGSFGGTSPEPPLSSLQSSSYTQLAPETLDQGTRGSSSPCPPPLCPYGGSQGKGSEKAGPESPQAGWKSTGGSSKKPGNGAGRRPGEAGFTPLRERWTALGKLKTGPEGSPGTDKNGSPAKPGPERARLPGRLREGAGDTAPSEAKGPARGAPPLGTSSLKQQDHGSPGEPGPRCYSSHSMGARLDLDPVSPRGCLTKVELAKSRLAGALCPQTPRTPVKLPTTVPSPGKPNKSPHGSPTKLPSKSPTKVVPRGGSPQVPKDPVKPEKGKGPPWADCSTSSQAAPKGAGPGGHSQGPEGPALHSAIEEKVMKGIEENVLRLQGQDRAPGAEAKHRNSSSIVSWFGLKKSKLPALSRRADPGKSKDGLGGAPPGKGGKQEARKLETESLNISKLMAKAEDLRKALEEEKAYLSRQGRGRSGGPARSTGTGEVMLGQAQSQLAIMYQGADTFMQQLLNRVDGKELPPDNWQEPKPEFGDFQSSIPEAKGPQPLRSPRNGLVGQSANKSSGKKSSELAQRESAPTEHGLPEPIPTPSFTACGSLTRTLDSGIGTFPPPDHGGSGAPSKNPPKPKPSRLDPSPAEHSARPNPLTKVPRRARTLDREVPAMEELLVGGRHPSVPAFHALLSPTPRHHGHKACTDDSSGHPGRPPPIQLSKNWTFPNTRAGGNSSDPFLCPPHQLEGLPRTPLVPPGERKQCLEGGHPPPTTPGPAFNGSRTPSTSDMGEDGRASGGGPPGLETSESLSDSLYDSLSSCGSQG is encoded by the exons ATGTCTCAGGCAGTGGAGGAACCGGCTGGGGACCCTGGGACCCCAAAGCCAGGAGGCAGCAGTAACATGGAGCTGGGGACTTGCCAAGAGCTTCTGCATCGACTTCGGGAACTGGAG GCAGAGAATTCAGCACTGGCCCAGGCCAATGAGAACCAGCGAGAGACCTATGAGCGCTGCCTGGATGAG GTTGCCAACCATGTGGTACAGGCTCTTCTGAATCAGAAG GACTTACGGGAAGAATGCATCAAATTGAAGAGGAGGGTATTTGACTTGGAACGGCAGAACCAGACATTGAGCACTCTCTTTCAGCAGAAGTTACAGCTTTCAGCTGGTTCTCTTCCACAG cTCCCGTTACATCCACTACAGTCGATGTCAGAGCCGCTAGCCACCACACTTCTGCATGCTGAAGAGGGACCAGCAGCCTTATTGCCCATGGGGGCCTGTACTGGACAAAAAGAG GTAGGCtgtgaacagcagcagcagcagcagcagcaggcctTGGCTGGCCTGGGCCCCCCCTTGGATGCCCTGTCCCCATTTCTGAAGAAAAAGGCCCAGATCTTGGAGGTGTTAAGGAGCCTGGAAGAAACTGATCCCCTGTTACTGCACCCCACCACAGCCTCATGGAGGGCAACAGGGCAGTGTCCCCAAGGGGAGCCCAGCATCCACTCCGATTGTTCCTTGAAAGGCAAGGCAGGTGAAAAATGGAGCCCAGGAGAGAGGCTGGGCTCCCCAGAACCAGTCAATGGTGAAGTGTGTACCCCTCCCCTGTCAGAGCCTGCACCCTGGGCATCCTGCCTACTCCTGGGTCCTAGCGGACTGGGGGGACTACTCCGGTGGGAGCCTGTGCTGGGGAGCCCACGGGGTGAGGAGGAGAAGCTGGGAAGGCTTTGGGGTGTGGGCCGAGAGTCCCAGAGGTCCCCAGCACCACAGCCTGGCCTCCACAGTGGACCAGGCAGCAGTAGTAGCTCCTCCTCAGATGAGGCTGGGGAACCAGGGGAGGCACTGACACCTGCTGCCCTACTTAATGCCTTGGCCCGGAAGCAACTGAACCTGGGCCAGCTGCTGGAGGACACAGAGTCTTATCTCCAGGCCTTCCTATCAGGCGCTGGAGGGCCCAACAGTGGAGAAACACCCCCTGCCTATGGTTCTGGCTCAGGACAACCGCCTTTGCCCAATGAAGGGCTTCCCCAGTCTCTAAGACCCAAaggcctccccaagacagcatggggtgggggaggatccGAACCCCTCAAGCCAGGCTTAAGTACTACCTCAGAGGGCAGTGGGGCCCTCCCCTTCCTCAGTGTGTTTGTGGATGGGGGAGACACCTCTCCAGGCCCCTGGCCCAGCTACCCCCATTCCTCATCTCAGGTGAAAAGCGAGCTCCAAATTAGCCCCTCTTCCCCCATTGAGACCCAGGAACTCACCTTCTCCCCACCCAAGAGTCTCAATTTTTTGAAGTTGTCTCTGACCCCAGAGAAGGCCCCTAGCCCTGGCACCCCCCATCTCAGTCCCCAGTTGCCCCGAAGTTCCCGGATCCCTTGCTGGAATGGTGGTCCAGATGGGAGTCCTTCCCCCATGCTTACCCACCGAGGCCTTGGGGGTGAACTGTCCCCTGACATAGTTGCCCAGCGCCAATCTACCAGCTCTCCACCTACCATCATTGTGGACTCCATCCAGCTCAGACCCACACATCCGGCCCCATCCTCTGTCCTTTCACCTGAGCCCCCAGCTTGTCCAACCCCATCCCGGTATGAAGATGTCCTGGACCTTTCAACTGGCTCCTTTGGGGGAACCTCTCCAGAGCCACCCCTTAGCTCCCTCCAGTCATCCAGTTATACACAGCTGGCCCCAGAGACACTGGACCAGGGGACTAGGGGCTCATCCAGCCCCTGCCCACCTCCGCTTTGCCCCTATGGGGGTAGCCAGGGGAAGGGTAGTGAGAAGGCAGGACCAGAGTCTCCACAGGCCGGCTGGAAGAGCACAGGGGGCTCCTCCAAAAAGCCGGGCAATGGGGCAGGGAGGCGGCCTGGGGAGGCAGGCTTCACACCTCTGCGAGAGAGATGGACGGCGCTTGGCAAGCTGAAGACGGGCCCCGAGGGAAGCCCTGGCACCGACAAGAATGGGAGCCCCGCAAAGCCAGGACCGGAGAGGGCCCGACTGCCAGGGAGGCTGAGAGAAGGGGCTGGGGACACGGCCCCCAGCGAGGCAAAGGGGCCCGCACGAGGGGCACCACCCTTGGGGACCAGCAGCCTCAAGCAGCAGGACCACGGGTCTCCCGGGGAGCCAGGTCCCCGCTGCTATTCTTCCCACTCTATGGGGGCTCGTCTTGACCTGGACCCCGTCTCTCCTCGTGGCTGCCTCACCAAAGTGGAGCTGGCGAAAAGCCGGCTGGCGGGAGCACTGTGCCCCCAGACCCCACGGACCCCAGTCAAGCTGCCCACCACAGTGCCCAGCCCAGGCAAGCCCAACAAAAGCCCCCATGGCAGCCCCACCAAGCTGCCCTCCAAGTCACCCACCAAGGTGGTGCCCCGGGGTGGGTCTCCCCAAGTGCCCAAGGACCCAGTAAAGCCTGAGAAGGGCAAGGGTCCCCCTTGGGCAGACTGCAGCACCTCCTCCCAGGCCGCTCCCAAAGGAGCAGGCCCTGGGGGCCACAGCCAGGGTCCCGAAGGGCCGGCGCTGCATTCGGCCATTGAGGAGAAGGTCATGAAGGGCATCGAGGAGAATGTGCTCCGGCTGCAGGGCCAGGACCGGGCACCGGGCGCAGAGGCCAAGCACCGCAACTCGAGCAGCATCGTCAGCTGGTTCGGGCTGAAGAAGAGCAAGCTGCCGGCCCTGAGCCGCCGGGCCGATCCCGGCAAGAGCAAGGATGGCCTAGGGGGTGCCCCGCCCGGCAAAGGGGGCAAGCAGGAGGCCCGCAAGCTGGAGACAGAGAGTCTCAACATCTCCAAACTCATGGCCAAGGCGGAGGACCTGCGGAAGGCCCTGGAGGAGGAAAAGGCCTACCTGAGCAGACAGGGCCGAGGGCGGTCAGGAGGCCCGGCACGGAGCACCGGCACCGGTGAGGTCATGCTGGGCCAGGCACAGAGCCAGCTCGCCATCATGTACCAGGGTGCGGACACCTTCATGCAGCAGCTGCTCAACCG GGTAGATGGGAAGGAACTTCCCCCTGACAACTGGCAGGAGCCCAAGCCAGAGTTTGGAGACTTCCAGTCATCTATTCCGGAAGCCAAGGGCCCCCAGCCTCTCCGGAGCCCCCGAAATGGCCTAGTTGGCCAAAGTGCCAACAAGTCATCTGGGAAG AAGAGCAGCGAGCTGGCGCAGAGAGAATCGGCCCCCACTGAGCACGGCCTCCCTGagcccatccccaccccaagTTTCACAG CCTGTGGCTCCCTGACCCGAACTCTAGACAGTGGCATTGGTACCTTCCCACCACCAGACCACGGCGGCAGTGGAGCCCCCAGCAAGAACCCTCCCAAGCCAAAGCCTTCCCGCCTGGACCCGTCCCCCGCAGAGCATTCGGCCCGACCCAACCCCCTCACCAAGGTTCCCCGACGCGCCAGGACGCTGGATCGAGAGGTGCCTGCCATGGAAGAACTGCTGGTGGGCGGGCGGCATCCCAGTGTCCCTGCTTTCCATGCCCTGCTTTCTCCCACTCCTAGGCACCACGGGCACAAGGCCTGCACAGATG ATTCCAGTGGGCATCCTGGACGGCCACCCCCAATCCAGCTCTCCAAAAACTGGACTTTCCCTAACACGCG
- the NCKAP5L gene encoding nck-associated protein 5-like isoform X1 yields the protein MGPSGSDPVRPRPEPSSLMSQAVEEPAGDPGTPKPGGSSNMELGTCQELLHRLRELEAENSALAQANENQRETYERCLDEVANHVVQALLNQKDLREECIKLKRRVFDLERQNQTLSTLFQQKLQLSAGSLPQLPLHPLQSMSEPLATTLLHAEEGPAALLPMGACTGQKEVGCEQQQQQQQQALAGLGPPLDALSPFLKKKAQILEVLRSLEETDPLLLHPTTASWRATGQCPQGEPSIHSDCSLKGKAGEKWSPGERLGSPEPVNGEVCTPPLSEPAPWASCLLLGPSGLGGLLRWEPVLGSPRGEEEKLGRLWGVGRESQRSPAPQPGLHSGPGSSSSSSSDEAGEPGEALTPAALLNALARKQLNLGQLLEDTESYLQAFLSGAGGPNSGETPPAYGSGSGQPPLPNEGLPQSLRPKGLPKTAWGGGGSEPLKPGLSTTSEGSGALPFLSVFVDGGDTSPGPWPSYPHSSSQVKSELQISPSSPIETQELTFSPPKSLNFLKLSLTPEKAPSPGTPHLSPQLPRSSRIPCWNGGPDGSPSPMLTHRGLGGELSPDIVAQRQSTSSPPTIIVDSIQLRPTHPAPSSVLSPEPPACPTPSRYEDVLDLSTGSFGGTSPEPPLSSLQSSSYTQLAPETLDQGTRGSSSPCPPPLCPYGGSQGKGSEKAGPESPQAGWKSTGGSSKKPGNGAGRRPGEAGFTPLRERWTALGKLKTGPEGSPGTDKNGSPAKPGPERARLPGRLREGAGDTAPSEAKGPARGAPPLGTSSLKQQDHGSPGEPGPRCYSSHSMGARLDLDPVSPRGCLTKVELAKSRLAGALCPQTPRTPVKLPTTVPSPGKPNKSPHGSPTKLPSKSPTKVVPRGGSPQVPKDPVKPEKGKGPPWADCSTSSQAAPKGAGPGGHSQGPEGPALHSAIEEKVMKGIEENVLRLQGQDRAPGAEAKHRNSSSIVSWFGLKKSKLPALSRRADPGKSKDGLGGAPPGKGGKQEARKLETESLNISKLMAKAEDLRKALEEEKAYLSRQGRGRSGGPARSTGTGEVMLGQAQSQLAIMYQGADTFMQQLLNRVDGKELPPDNWQEPKPEFGDFQSSIPEAKGPQPLRSPRNGLVGQSANKSSGKKSSELAQRESAPTEHGLPEPIPTPSFTACGSLTRTLDSGIGTFPPPDHGGSGAPSKNPPKPKPSRLDPSPAEHSARPNPLTKVPRRARTLDREVPAMEELLVGGRHPSVPAFHALLSPTPRHHGHKACTDDSSGHPGRPPPIQLSKNWTFPNTRAGGNSSDPFLCPPHQLEGLPRTPLVPPGERKQCLEGGHPPPTTPGPAFNGSRTPSTSDMGEDGRASGGGPPGLETSESLSDSLYDSLSSCGSQG from the exons AGCTTGATGTCTCAGGCAGTGGAGGAACCGGCTGGGGACCCTGGGACCCCAAAGCCAGGAGGCAGCAGTAACATGGAGCTGGGGACTTGCCAAGAGCTTCTGCATCGACTTCGGGAACTGGAG GCAGAGAATTCAGCACTGGCCCAGGCCAATGAGAACCAGCGAGAGACCTATGAGCGCTGCCTGGATGAG GTTGCCAACCATGTGGTACAGGCTCTTCTGAATCAGAAG GACTTACGGGAAGAATGCATCAAATTGAAGAGGAGGGTATTTGACTTGGAACGGCAGAACCAGACATTGAGCACTCTCTTTCAGCAGAAGTTACAGCTTTCAGCTGGTTCTCTTCCACAG cTCCCGTTACATCCACTACAGTCGATGTCAGAGCCGCTAGCCACCACACTTCTGCATGCTGAAGAGGGACCAGCAGCCTTATTGCCCATGGGGGCCTGTACTGGACAAAAAGAG GTAGGCtgtgaacagcagcagcagcagcagcagcaggcctTGGCTGGCCTGGGCCCCCCCTTGGATGCCCTGTCCCCATTTCTGAAGAAAAAGGCCCAGATCTTGGAGGTGTTAAGGAGCCTGGAAGAAACTGATCCCCTGTTACTGCACCCCACCACAGCCTCATGGAGGGCAACAGGGCAGTGTCCCCAAGGGGAGCCCAGCATCCACTCCGATTGTTCCTTGAAAGGCAAGGCAGGTGAAAAATGGAGCCCAGGAGAGAGGCTGGGCTCCCCAGAACCAGTCAATGGTGAAGTGTGTACCCCTCCCCTGTCAGAGCCTGCACCCTGGGCATCCTGCCTACTCCTGGGTCCTAGCGGACTGGGGGGACTACTCCGGTGGGAGCCTGTGCTGGGGAGCCCACGGGGTGAGGAGGAGAAGCTGGGAAGGCTTTGGGGTGTGGGCCGAGAGTCCCAGAGGTCCCCAGCACCACAGCCTGGCCTCCACAGTGGACCAGGCAGCAGTAGTAGCTCCTCCTCAGATGAGGCTGGGGAACCAGGGGAGGCACTGACACCTGCTGCCCTACTTAATGCCTTGGCCCGGAAGCAACTGAACCTGGGCCAGCTGCTGGAGGACACAGAGTCTTATCTCCAGGCCTTCCTATCAGGCGCTGGAGGGCCCAACAGTGGAGAAACACCCCCTGCCTATGGTTCTGGCTCAGGACAACCGCCTTTGCCCAATGAAGGGCTTCCCCAGTCTCTAAGACCCAAaggcctccccaagacagcatggggtgggggaggatccGAACCCCTCAAGCCAGGCTTAAGTACTACCTCAGAGGGCAGTGGGGCCCTCCCCTTCCTCAGTGTGTTTGTGGATGGGGGAGACACCTCTCCAGGCCCCTGGCCCAGCTACCCCCATTCCTCATCTCAGGTGAAAAGCGAGCTCCAAATTAGCCCCTCTTCCCCCATTGAGACCCAGGAACTCACCTTCTCCCCACCCAAGAGTCTCAATTTTTTGAAGTTGTCTCTGACCCCAGAGAAGGCCCCTAGCCCTGGCACCCCCCATCTCAGTCCCCAGTTGCCCCGAAGTTCCCGGATCCCTTGCTGGAATGGTGGTCCAGATGGGAGTCCTTCCCCCATGCTTACCCACCGAGGCCTTGGGGGTGAACTGTCCCCTGACATAGTTGCCCAGCGCCAATCTACCAGCTCTCCACCTACCATCATTGTGGACTCCATCCAGCTCAGACCCACACATCCGGCCCCATCCTCTGTCCTTTCACCTGAGCCCCCAGCTTGTCCAACCCCATCCCGGTATGAAGATGTCCTGGACCTTTCAACTGGCTCCTTTGGGGGAACCTCTCCAGAGCCACCCCTTAGCTCCCTCCAGTCATCCAGTTATACACAGCTGGCCCCAGAGACACTGGACCAGGGGACTAGGGGCTCATCCAGCCCCTGCCCACCTCCGCTTTGCCCCTATGGGGGTAGCCAGGGGAAGGGTAGTGAGAAGGCAGGACCAGAGTCTCCACAGGCCGGCTGGAAGAGCACAGGGGGCTCCTCCAAAAAGCCGGGCAATGGGGCAGGGAGGCGGCCTGGGGAGGCAGGCTTCACACCTCTGCGAGAGAGATGGACGGCGCTTGGCAAGCTGAAGACGGGCCCCGAGGGAAGCCCTGGCACCGACAAGAATGGGAGCCCCGCAAAGCCAGGACCGGAGAGGGCCCGACTGCCAGGGAGGCTGAGAGAAGGGGCTGGGGACACGGCCCCCAGCGAGGCAAAGGGGCCCGCACGAGGGGCACCACCCTTGGGGACCAGCAGCCTCAAGCAGCAGGACCACGGGTCTCCCGGGGAGCCAGGTCCCCGCTGCTATTCTTCCCACTCTATGGGGGCTCGTCTTGACCTGGACCCCGTCTCTCCTCGTGGCTGCCTCACCAAAGTGGAGCTGGCGAAAAGCCGGCTGGCGGGAGCACTGTGCCCCCAGACCCCACGGACCCCAGTCAAGCTGCCCACCACAGTGCCCAGCCCAGGCAAGCCCAACAAAAGCCCCCATGGCAGCCCCACCAAGCTGCCCTCCAAGTCACCCACCAAGGTGGTGCCCCGGGGTGGGTCTCCCCAAGTGCCCAAGGACCCAGTAAAGCCTGAGAAGGGCAAGGGTCCCCCTTGGGCAGACTGCAGCACCTCCTCCCAGGCCGCTCCCAAAGGAGCAGGCCCTGGGGGCCACAGCCAGGGTCCCGAAGGGCCGGCGCTGCATTCGGCCATTGAGGAGAAGGTCATGAAGGGCATCGAGGAGAATGTGCTCCGGCTGCAGGGCCAGGACCGGGCACCGGGCGCAGAGGCCAAGCACCGCAACTCGAGCAGCATCGTCAGCTGGTTCGGGCTGAAGAAGAGCAAGCTGCCGGCCCTGAGCCGCCGGGCCGATCCCGGCAAGAGCAAGGATGGCCTAGGGGGTGCCCCGCCCGGCAAAGGGGGCAAGCAGGAGGCCCGCAAGCTGGAGACAGAGAGTCTCAACATCTCCAAACTCATGGCCAAGGCGGAGGACCTGCGGAAGGCCCTGGAGGAGGAAAAGGCCTACCTGAGCAGACAGGGCCGAGGGCGGTCAGGAGGCCCGGCACGGAGCACCGGCACCGGTGAGGTCATGCTGGGCCAGGCACAGAGCCAGCTCGCCATCATGTACCAGGGTGCGGACACCTTCATGCAGCAGCTGCTCAACCG GGTAGATGGGAAGGAACTTCCCCCTGACAACTGGCAGGAGCCCAAGCCAGAGTTTGGAGACTTCCAGTCATCTATTCCGGAAGCCAAGGGCCCCCAGCCTCTCCGGAGCCCCCGAAATGGCCTAGTTGGCCAAAGTGCCAACAAGTCATCTGGGAAG AAGAGCAGCGAGCTGGCGCAGAGAGAATCGGCCCCCACTGAGCACGGCCTCCCTGagcccatccccaccccaagTTTCACAG CCTGTGGCTCCCTGACCCGAACTCTAGACAGTGGCATTGGTACCTTCCCACCACCAGACCACGGCGGCAGTGGAGCCCCCAGCAAGAACCCTCCCAAGCCAAAGCCTTCCCGCCTGGACCCGTCCCCCGCAGAGCATTCGGCCCGACCCAACCCCCTCACCAAGGTTCCCCGACGCGCCAGGACGCTGGATCGAGAGGTGCCTGCCATGGAAGAACTGCTGGTGGGCGGGCGGCATCCCAGTGTCCCTGCTTTCCATGCCCTGCTTTCTCCCACTCCTAGGCACCACGGGCACAAGGCCTGCACAGATG ATTCCAGTGGGCATCCTGGACGGCCACCCCCAATCCAGCTCTCCAAAAACTGGACTTTCCCTAACACGCG